AAAGAGATTAAGTAATTGGTCAAGTCTCATAACTAGGAAGCAGCAAGGCCAAGATCAGAAGCCACCATGATTCTATGCACTTCCACTGAGAGGGACCAGGTAGCCTAAGAAAACCTATCTGGTAGGTCCTGGGCTGTCGGACCTGTCCACTGGCCATATTGCTGTCATTGTTGATTATCCACAGCTTTATGAATAAACAGAAAGTAACAAAGGCTGGCCATGACCAAGCATCTGCACTAACTGCTCCACAGGGATTTATTATTTCATCTTTAGTGCTGGGgcctgaactcagggcctttgatTTCATTGGACATTTAAGGTCAAGCCACCTGTGAAGCAGAAGCTGTGATCCCCATTTTCAAGCTGAAGAAGCCAGGGCTTACCCTCTGCTAAACAACATGCCAAAGTTACAGAGTTAGTGAGTAGTAGAGCCTGGATTAAACCTAGCAGTCTGGATGAGTTCAGCAACTATGCTATTCCTGGGGAAGGAAGCTGAAGCTCATTCTGTTTTGCACTTCCAAACCATCGTTCAAACCCCACAGGTAGTTACTCAGATGATAGAAATAAAACTTGGCCTCAGAGTCCTGCAATTCAGTTATATAATCCTTCTACCACCTCTGTCCTGAGTCAAAAGGATAATAATGCAAATGTGCTAATATTaccccacttctccctcccttcaaAGCCTGGCTTCCCCAGGGGAGGAGGCGGGCTGAGTACATTCCACACATCCCTGGATGCAGGGCAAGATCATGTGTCTTGCCccaagccaacacacacacatctatcaaACTAGGAcccatttctcctctctctgtctgtgaccCACTTTAGAACAGGAGATCCTTCCGGGGTGCAGAGATCTCGTCTACACAGTCTAGCATATTTCCACAGCTACCCCTGACGTTGGAGGAAGCATCATTTGATAGAGGAGAGCATGATAAATGAGTTCCAGACCGGTTCTTCTATTTCTACCCAGGTGATCTTGGGTAAGTCACACTACTTTCCTAAACTTTAGTTTCCTCGTATCGAAACCAGAGGTAATAAAAGCCTACCTCACTGGAGCATCATGACCAGCCCAGGCCCCACTTCGGTAGTTATTATAGAATCAAAGCAGAGGGGAAAGGCTGCATCTCaaggaatgggatgctcaagccagacaaagttAAGAGAAGGGGGCCTCTGCACACGAGCAGTAGGGCCAGCTGCGGCTCTACTTCTAGCTCAGTCCTTCCCGAACCAACTACCCCCAGGTTTCCTCCAGCCACAGAAAACTTTGCAGCCAATCTCTGGGTCAACAGCCAATCAGAAGTCCAAGAAAACTGCTCTTTGAGGGAAACTTTTGGCTGGTGACACAGAAGGGTTTTCCTGTTAGTGGTGGCTGTCAGAGGCTGGTTTAGGAAGCCAGCTAGCCTCAAGTTCACCACAGCAGCCAAGACACACCCTCGCTGGCAGTTTCTGGGTCTAAAGGAGAGGAGAAGCCACAAAAAGGGACACAGATGTAGGTGCACAGATGTCACATTGCCCCAAACCAGGATCTCTGTTGTCAGAGAACCCACCCTATGAAGTGTACCTAGGAAGCTGACAGAAAGTCTTCTGGTCACTTGCTGTGCCCTGAGACTAGTAAAATCCTAACGGGTGTTCTAGGACAACAGCTGCCCTCCATAAAATCCTGTTCAACTCCACAAGGAcagggacagaggaggaaagccAACACCCAGTGCGGCCTGGGAGCATGAAAAGCATGCTGGGATaggagtgagaccctatcttctTCCCATGAATTTATTTAGATGTTGATCTCATGCAAATAACTTCCTACTCACTCTCTGTGGCTTCCTCATTTTTCAAGTAGAGAGAGAAAGTTCTGCCTTCCCTCCCAGCAAAGGAGGCTTTTGGAAACCCCAAGAGACCATCTGTTTTCATCCCTTCTGACAGTGTACGGCACCACATGAGTGCTCATCATGCCTGCTGGGCTGAACTTGACGTAAAGGCAAACAATGAAGACCTCGAAGAAATAATACCAATATGATTACCATCACTATCCCTAGAGCCACTGGGAAGGTGGCCTTacacaagcttttttttttttgggttctCTGAGCTTAGAAGGTCAGGGGAGTCCTGCTTCTCAGCTGATCAATGGAAGCCCTGCACATCTATTTGCCAAACCACCCTGGAGCACAAACATCCTGAGCCAATGTGGCTAGACAGACCCCTGGCTCTAGTCCATCTCGACTGCCCTCAGAGTCACTTTCTCCTCCCTGAGCTAATGATGCCATCTCACACATGTAAGACAAACATTTCCTGTCCTGTCCCAGGACACTGGGAAGGAGCAGACGGAGATCCTGCCTCTCCAAGACACTCAGCTCTCGCCCAGGGTTGTCACAGGAAGGGGCACACTGACTGGGAAGGTGGGAAGCAATGGGTCTGTCTGCCAACTGCTAAATACAGGACAGATCTGCTGTGTAGGGTTAGATGGGACAAGGATGCTTTCAAAGCCAAAGGACCCATGCCAGTCACAGGGGGAAGAGGTGCCATACAGGATGGGCCACAGAGTACACACAACAGCATCCTGGACCATCCAGGATCTCCTAGGAAGGGTCACAGGGCTCCAAGAGTCTGTGTCTCACTTGACAGGGAAGATATGGAAAGTGGTCTGATGTGGGGTACTGGCCTCAGGCAGAGTGGTGACATTATACCTGCAGAGATCAGGTATAATCCCTGAGGGGCTGCCAAGGTGGCCGCTTGCTGGGTTTGGCCTATGAGAGAACAATGATCCCACGACCCCTCCACCCACACTCCTGACGGTGATGCTGCAAACCGAGTTAGGTTCCTGTGAATCCTGCACAAAGAAAACCTTCTCCAGCCCATTCTTCTAGACAAGATCAATATCCTCTGTGTCTCCCACATCCTTCTGTCCCGTCTGGGTGAAAAAGTAAAGAGTAGGGGTTTCAACTCATTCTACATGACGGTTCCTCTCTTATAGTCCTGCCACGCATTAGAATCAGCCCGCATCTACTCATTCGCATGCTCGCATGCACTTGGGTACACACGCCTGCACAGCATGTGACTTCAGGCACCTACATCAGCTCCACTCCTTCTAGGAACCGACTCAGCCATGTTTCCTATCGGCTTTCCTTCCCCGAGAAGGGTCCAAGGCCAGAATGAAGGCCCTCCTTCACCAGTGTCAGCTCTCCTGGACACGCGCTCAGTTATGGGTGTGCACGAGGAAATGTCCTGAAGGATTGGGGAGCGTCACAAACCCATGCCACAGGAAATTGCATCCTCTTTGGTGGTAGCGGGGACTTCCGCTGACTAAAAATGTGTCCCTTCCTTTGAACTTCCTCCCAGAGGTTGAAAAGAAGCTGGGTGAAATTATGAATTCAAGGAACAGTGACAAAGAGAGCCTGTGGCCGACAGAGCTGATGGGATTGGTTCTGGGATGGACCACTTACTTGCACGATGGAGCCCGGAGGTCCTTTACGTATTTGCATTCCCCGTGGATGCAGAAGTCCTTGTATTTCCTAAGACACGGGTCTCGCTTCTTTCCTAAtcccttgcctttcttcttttttttcccattcttttctttgcttgGCGTGACTAGAGCTTGAGGCTTGGAGGAGAAAGCAACTGCAGGAAGAAAGGTACCCAGTTAAGCCTCTCAACTGTGTCCTTTGGAAAAAGTATCTTCAGATctaagccaggctgacctcaaacccccATCCCTCCCATCCCAGTGTCTGAAACACGGAAATTACAGACGGGTACCCTCCCCCCCCAAGCAATGAGGGTGTACACGCTACTTGATCCCACCTAGAGTCAGAGACCTGGGAAAACTCTTTAAGAACTACCAGAAAGAGGAAGCTTTGGGAGGAAACAGAAGTTGGGTTGGGTTCCAAGGAAGAAGAGCCTCGTTCTAAGAAAGCCAGAGAAACTGCGGTTCACTGAGCAAAGCTACTGGCCTTGCGCTCACGTCCTGCCCACCTTCTACCCCATCTGCGACTCCCCCACATCTACTTGGTTCTATTTTAGCCTTCAGTCAGCCTCATTTCCTGACACCGTGCTCCGTGACCCACTTGCAGGAAGATAGTGTCACAGGCAAAGATGGCTTTGGGGTAAGGAACTTGGTTGTTTGGGGGTATAAATCTTCTGAAATAGGAGCGTCTAAAGCTTTATAGCCCTTCACAGGAGCTCCCATTCACATCAGGGAATGTTTAGTGCAGACCTAACTCTGAAACAGCAAATGGGCTGTTAAATCCCTGATTTAAAAGACCTTTTTCAAATATCTATTTAGATTTATTCCCAAATGTCCTATTTATACCTGGGATAGGGAGGGAGGTAACAATATGTACAAGAAACCATGCAGAAGGAACTGGACTATGATATCCCCCCTCTTCTTTCCATACTGTAGGGACTGGGGGAGAACCACCTCAAATCCACCTGGAACCGGCCATTAGCCCAGGACTCTGGTGCCAGCCTGTCCCATCCCTGAACCCCACAGTTACAAGGTGCTCGCTGTTCACAGCTACAGCTTGTGTCTGGCAGAAAGGGGAACATGATTAAGTTAAGACTAGGGACACAGAATCCTCAAGACAAATGAGACTTCAACAATGCCAGGGCACTTTCAAGATGAAAACCATAGCATCCCCAGAAGGCAGGGACTTGTCCCGGGGCAGTGCAGGATTGCGGTCAGAACTGGGGTCTCTAGTCCTGTTCCAAGCTTCTTTAGAGTTCAGAGAGTGATGTAAATGGCCAGAGAAAGCCTGTTATTGGGTCTCCAGGGAAAGCAGAGCAGGAGGACCcaaagcaagcagagagaataagaagaTTGACAAGTTAGGCTCCTGCCGAGGAGAGGGAGCAGTGAGTCAGGTTGGCAGAGGTATGaggagcagccatgtgggtgggGGGTGAGTcactgcccagcccagccctACCCAGCCTAAGAGAGAGCCAGGAGAATCCAGACTGTTGAGGACATGGGTGACCCCAAGGGTCCACTGTAGAGAGGACGAAATGTGGGACCCCGGCCTCAGTTTTGGAGCAGAATCTTGACTTGGGCAAAGCAGAGCAGGCACCTCAGGAAGCCTTGGGCGAGGAGGGAGCAAGGAGGCGGAGCAGCAGGTGGGCTGAACAGGTGTGTCTCCTTCTGACCAAATATAGTCATTCCGGGGCCACAGGGCTCAGGGCTGGCTCCACCTCTGAGAATCACTGTAAGTGGCCACTGGGTTCTGGACTCTGCCCAGTCCCTGTGTTCAGTCACAGATCCAGGCTACAGAATCACACATAACTCTTTCCTCTGGGAGTCTCCTTAGAGATTCCAGTGGACAGGAAGTCTACAAGTTTCAGATCTACAGCATTTCAAGACAGCCTCCTAGAGGCCCAGCACTCACCCTTCATTGCCAGCTGCAGGGCTACTAGCCTCGTTCACCTAAGCCAAGAGTTCCTCGCTGCCCTGTCTTTCCTAACCTggagaaaggtggaaggagactaACACTGCACACTTTCCAGGCTCTCATCTAGTATCTCTTTTTATATAGAATCaccacatatataaacatacattagACAGGACTTGCacaccctccccccttttttgcATAGATAGTCTAGCGAAAGCACAGGGGAGTGGTGAGTGCATGTCTTTTATCTCAGCGCACCGcactgaagacagaggcaggcagatctcttttgAGTCTGTGGCCAGCTTGATacaccaagcaagttccaggacagccaagctacacagagaagccctgtcctgaataagaaactaaaaataagaaactctAGAAAAAGCATCTCAGCAATGCCTTTCTTCTAGCATCTAGCTTACCTCCGACGACAACCTGCCTCTTTCAGTTTGCTCCGAAGTATACAGAAGTAAGAGCCCACACCAGATGAGACCAAAGATAGCACTATATTGCAGAAACCCCAACTCCAATCAGTCCAGGAGCTTTACCTTGAACATCCCCTcaaggggtgggtgggggcaaCTGAATAAATCTCAGGCCTGTGCATTCTTCAGCTGCAAACAGCATCTAAGGTTAGGCTACCTCCATACCCACCTTTGAAAAGATCCGGATCTGTCTCTACCAAGTCCTGGACTTCCTGAGCACGACCGTCTCCCGTGGGTAGCAGCTGGTCTGTGGATCCAGTGGGAGAGTCGGGGTTGCTGGTTGCCGCCGCCAGACCTCTCCGAAGCCGCTCCAGACTCTCACCGGTCACCAATGCGGACAACACTGggcaagggaagagaggaggccaCATCAGTCCCACCGCCTAGACCCCGCACCACCAAGCAATCGAGGTCCACGCCCGCTCTCTAGGGCGCACGGGCCCCACCAAGTGGTCCGctaggggaggaggtgggaggcaaCGCATCGACCTTCCCACGTGTCCCCCGCACggtgcccccaccccactccctacCTCGGAGACATCAGCTGCCCTCTTACCTGCGGCCAGAAAGAGCTTCAGCATCACCGACGGCAGCAGCTTCATGGTCCGGAGCCTGGCGGAGACGGCGAGGCAGCGATCACTTTGGATGCAGCGGCTGCTGGACGCCTGCACCGGGGCCAGGCGGCGGAGGGCAGCGAGATTCCACCGGGCAAGGTCTGCCCGCTTCTGGGTGCGATCCTGCCGAGGAGCCCTGCGGCCCCGGTACGTCTGTCTGTTCGGAATAGGTCCGCTCGTCCGCCCAGCCCTTGTACGCCCGTCAGGCCGACCAGTCACGTACCGCGTGCAGCTCCCGGGGCCGACTGAGCGCTCTCTGGCAGCGCGCGGCCGGGAATAAGGCTCCTGGAAAAGCAGTGGAAGCCCCGCCCCAcccggccccgccccctcccctccccctcccgcgcCGTGCTGGGCCCGGCCTCAGGCGCTGCCCCGGTCTAGGCAGTCGCGGCGGGAGGACCCGGAGGCGCTCACATTTTTGGGACCAGGCCAGAGCAGCCGTGGCCCGAGTGTGGGTGTAGGGCGAATGACCAGCAGGTGGCGAAGCCCGGATCTTACCTTTCCTCCAACGCCGGGCGCGCTGCAGCCTAGTGAAAGCTGAGCTGAGAGCTGTTCCCGGCCTGCGTCCCTGCATCTTTTGACAAATCCCTGTTCCATATTAGATATCTGCATTCAGAAGCCTACCGACACAGCCAGCAGTAAATAATATTTCGTTTATcgtttaaaaaatagatatactAATGCCAGCTAGTCTCCTGAGGGCAAAGTGACCAGATCTGAAGTTGCGGTCATTTGATGCCAATCCAGCAACAGCAAAGGAAGTTAGGAGTGGCTTCCACTGCTTTCCCCCAGGAGACATAGTCTACTTTAGGATTTCTGAGCTACGCAACATAATTCCCAGGCTTTTGCGATCAGAAAGACACAGATTATGGGACAAGCTTCATACTCTTTCTTAGATATTAAGACCACTCCCTCAAACATAAGCTCTACTCTCAAAGGACCCAACCGGCTAACCTAGATGAGTATGTGCAACCGGTGCCAGATTGATGTTTCTCTTTCAACTGGTGTATTTACGGGGAAGGGGTCGTCCAGAGTCAATGTCCTGACTCAAATAATGATTCCCTCAGTAAGTATTTCAGCTCCCAGGGACGTGCTGGGTAGGGAGTTTGACACAGGGCTGGGTTGGCATTCAGAGCCCTCAAATTGTGCCAGACGGAGCACTTGCCTGATTCAGCCATGTGTAGGGATAAAAACAGGCCTGCTATTTATACACTGTCTATCCCATTCTttacccccactccacccccacctttGCAGGGGTCAATCTGGCTTGTCCCCTCTTAATTTTCCCGATACACTCCCGGGTCTAGGTTTCCACAGTGCAGTGCTGTGTCTACAGACTTAGATTGCTACTTATGTGTGACCTTGGATAAGATAATTGATTTTATATCGTAGGGAGGaagctattttgttttattttatgcgtatgggtATTTGCCCACATACACGTATGTGTACAACATacctgcctggtgcccacagaggtcagaagaggacatcagatcccctgggaatggagttacagatggctgtgagaccCTGTGTGGACATAAgtaatcaaacctgggttctctggaggagcatccagtggtcttaactgctgagccatgtctctagcccctgATACTTGATTCTACTGAGCCCCGGTCTCTACATATCCCTAATGGGAATGATGGTAGTCACACTAACGAGGGCAGCGTTGTAGAGAGCTTTCTGAGGGCTGAGGAGGAAGCACACATAAGGCAGAAATGGTACAAGCTCTGGGTAAACTGCTGTTGTCACCACTGGACACTTCACCTTGGTTACTCCTTTTCCTTAGAcacccttttccctcccttccctagaCACCCAGTCTGACCAGGCGTAGACAAATGGGTCTCAGACGGAAGCTTACTTCTCACCTATTTGGCAAAAAGCCACCTTGGTATTCCTCTGGGTGCTCAGTATCGGGTCCAGGACCTCGGCAGATGGCTCCCACCCCAGCCacaccttcctctcctccagcagGTGTCTGACTGCCTTCTTAAAATCAAAGCCATCAAGGGGTCAGGGTTCTCCCCAGGGAAGGGTGGAGGGAACTATTTCCTGACATATGACCAAGtcactccccttccccctcccacctcacaCCCTGCTCTCCTGTCCtagcctgcttcttccttcctatgTTAGGTCCTTCCGCCTCACCCCTACGTCAGCTCAACCTCACCAGGGCAACTCCAGGCTTTCATCACACCCAGGAGCCTCACCCTATCCAGATCTGTGTGTCAGGTTTTACAAGGAAGGGCCTGGAGAACAGAAGACGAAAGACCTCTGAAATGGACTTGGGATAGTCACTTCCCTTCCCAGAAGTGCAGACAGCCTGGGACCAGAAGactgagcaaaataaaacaaactacagAATGGACATgcaactcagtggtagagaatttacctagcatgtgcaaagccctgggtttgatcttcagcTCCTCAAAAGGGGCAAATAAGAAAAACCACCACCACTaacaccaccaacaccaacaacaacaccaccaacaacaaaagcaaatcccTGGGCACAGAGATACATACCTGTGACCCCAACACCCGTAAGGTGGTGGGAAGAGGATCTGgagttagttcaaggtcatcctcaagtaTACGTTGAATTTTAGTCCAGTCTGGACTATATGAGGAACATCTCAATCATAATTCATTCTGGGGTGGCCTCATATGGCTTAGTCCATAAGCATTCATGGGACACCTTTCAGATGCTGGGGAGTGAATGAGCGCTAAGATGAGCGTTCAAATGCTGTGCCAGAAGATGGGCTCTGGTGCCCGTACTCACACCTTAGATCTGGTGATGGATTAGCAAAATCTTATCTGAAAAGGCAACAAGTAAACAGGCCTGTGTCTGTGACAGAGCACTCCAAGTCACGTCAGCAGTGCCAAGAGTAGGCTACAGAAACAACCTTGACACATGCAGAGAGTAGCgggaagaccagagaagcagtgaTAGGAAATCACAGTGGGACAAAGGCCAGGTCAGAGAGTGGAGGGCATGGGGGATGTCGGAGTAGACAGTGAGTCTTATTCCCTGTCATTGTGAGAATCCAATGAGATAGGAATGGAAAACCAGAGTTATAGAAGAATGTTCCACGTTcgtttttcctccttcccagggccCTTTTCCTGCTTTGGTTGTCAAGGACCAGAGACACAATCTGAAGCAGAGTTCCGATGGgcaagtttgctttctttaactATCCATTGAGTGTGAGCAAACTGAGGCTTGGAGACTGACTAGCCTTTTACTACCAGTGAGTCAAAGGGGAACTAATCTAGAGCAGACCATGGCATCCTGTTTCTCAGCCCAGGCTGGGTTCCCAGGCAGCTAGAAAGGCAGGCTCCTTGGGACTCCAAGGGCTGCTGACTCACTGCTAAAGCAGTGAGTGCTTGATTTGAGAACTCTTGCATGCCAGTGTGGAGGAGCTGGGAGAAAAGCAGCTACACGAAACTGGAGTGGGGCGGGCATGAGGGGTGATCTTGGAGAGAGGCGGGCGTGAGGGGTGCTCTTGGAGAGAGGCAGGTATGAGGGGTGCTCTTGGAGAGAGGCAGGTATGAGGGGTGCTCTTGGAGAGAGGCGGGCATGAGGGGTGCTCTTGGAGAGGGGCCACTCATGATCCCTTCCCCTCTGTGGCTGGGATATATACTTTGTTTGTGGATTCCCCTCAACCTCACTGTGCATCACAATCACCAGGGAATATATTAAAAGCCCAGCCGTAGTGGTGGTACAGACCTCTAgtccaaacacttgggaggcagaggcaggtggatgtgagttcaagactagcttggtcctggtctacagagagagttccaagacagccagggctacacagagaccatgtcttgaaacacaaaacaaaacaaagaagacctAGACtcaaggctggggatgtagctccatGGATGAGCACATGCCAAGCACGTACAAGGCCCTGCACtataaaaaacaaccaactaaacaaacaaaaggtgaaGGCAgatatggtggtacatacctataatctcagcacttgagaccAAGACAGAAATATCAAGATTTCAAAACCTGTTGGAATTGAAACCTCTGAGGCAGGGGCAGAATGTGTATCTGAGTAGAGATACACATTCGTGTGCTCAATGCTTAGCTTGTACTGCCTTACTTGGTCCTCTGACATCAGATATGCTAGTGACGTCACCCCCATCTTAAAGGATTAGAGCTCGAAGATGTAACAGCTCAGGGTCACCCAGCTAGAATCACTGTGGCTGACCAACTCGCAACCCTCTTTGGTTTGGGCTTCTAGCCTCAGTTTCACCATAGCTGAGCAAGAGGGTGGAAGACAGGGGCttcccctctgcctctgcagacAAGGGCATCATCAGCTTTACTGAGGGAGTCCTGGGGTGCAGTAACTGGGCTGAAAGGGGGTTTGAATGGGAGCAGCGGAGCAGTGAAATGGATACACACCTAGGAACCACGCAACTCTGAGTTCCAGTTTGAAGTTTGGTgctcatttttgcttttatttttttttctcagcttgttttacatttttttttgctctatttTATTCATTGGTCATGAAATCCTTGCTGGAGTCATTTCTCGCCTTCCCTCATGTGGGTCCCAGATATTAAACTCAGGCCCTTAGGCTTGACAGCGGccctcacctgctgagccacctcccagccctctTATTAAGCTTTCTAACCTGCAGCAAGTTATTCAGTGTCTTCTCATACAGTTTATACATCTAAAGCTGAGGGCGATGATAGTGATGGATATCACAGGGCTCTTGTATCACATGTATAAAACAGAATATGATGTCTGACGTACACTAGGTGGTAGGTGGCTAGTGACAGTGGTTACTATGAACGAAttcaccctccccttctctctccttttttcttcccaagtgGGGATTTGATACATATCCATGCATACAACACTTCCTGTGCCCTGCTTCAAGACTTAGATTCCTCACTTGAAAAAAATGAGGTGTTGTTAGGctatggtggtgcttgcctttaatcccagcacttgggaggggcNNNNNNNNNNNNNNNNNNNNNNNNNNNNNNNNNNNNNNNNNNNNNNNNNNNNNNNNNNNNNNNNNNNNNNN
This sequence is a window from Microtus ochrogaster isolate Prairie Vole_2 chromosome 18, MicOch1.0, whole genome shotgun sequence. Protein-coding genes within it:
- the Hbegf gene encoding proheparin-binding EGF-like growth factor; translated protein: MKLLPSVMLKLFLAAVLSALVTGESLERLRRGLAAATSNPDSPTGSTDQLLPTGDGRAQEVQDLVETDPDLFKVAFSSKPQALVTPSKEKNGKKKKKGKGLGKKRDPCLRKYKDFCIHGECKYVKDLRAPSCKCHPGYHGERCHGLTLPVENRLITYDHTTVLAVVAVVLSSVCLLVIVGLLMFRYHRRGGYDVENEEKVKLGMTNSH